A single genomic interval of Mucilaginibacter robiniae harbors:
- a CDS encoding sodium:solute symporter, whose amino-acid sequence MTKPVLGILDYFIIVAVLLTTLYFGLRYARNQNTTQSYFAAKGRVPAWAIGMSLLATLISSVTFLGYPGEGFSSNWLLLVQGLMVPVVLLGIIWFVVPLFRKVIGLSAYDYFEKRFGLFARYYSSIAFVFRQFSGMGTVFFLLAVALSSITGGNTLAIIIVVGLIVVAVNLIGGIEAVIWLDVFQGFMLFASGILCLGILLFSVEGGVSEVWKVASANGRTGFGPYDLNFTKLTFIVMAINGMFYAVQKYGTDQTVVQRYLTAKTDKDAIRASLLGISLTVPVWMLFMFIGTCLFVYYKQHPAPGLDQANANSVFPYFISTHLPTGVVGFVLAAMISAAICSLSADLNSLAAVGVEDYYKKFRPNRSDKEYLKSGKWMVVISGLIAIGIGTMYIGLGNEGILGIVFTLYAIFSGGIVGIFLLGLFSARANRQGINIAIIVCILFTAYAFLTSTQIELSGHKSLLLDLGSYNFTQNKLMLGVYSHIVVIVVGYIASLFFPKPTLDPNLLYSGWRLARKQGQQEVTDTTSSVA is encoded by the coding sequence ATGACTAAACCTGTTTTAGGAATACTTGATTACTTTATTATTGTTGCTGTATTATTAACCACCTTGTATTTTGGTTTAAGGTACGCTCGTAATCAGAATACTACACAATCATATTTTGCAGCTAAAGGCAGGGTACCTGCCTGGGCTATTGGTATGTCGTTATTGGCTACATTAATCAGCAGCGTTACTTTTTTAGGCTATCCTGGCGAGGGTTTCTCTTCTAACTGGCTGTTGTTAGTGCAAGGGTTAATGGTACCAGTGGTATTATTAGGTATTATCTGGTTTGTGGTACCACTTTTCAGGAAAGTAATTGGCTTAAGTGCTTATGATTATTTTGAAAAGCGTTTTGGCCTTTTTGCCCGGTATTATAGTTCTATAGCTTTTGTATTCAGGCAATTTTCGGGTATGGGTACGGTATTTTTCCTGTTGGCTGTTGCTTTAAGCAGCATTACAGGAGGTAATACTTTAGCTATTATTATAGTAGTCGGTTTAATCGTAGTTGCGGTTAATTTAATTGGTGGTATTGAAGCTGTAATCTGGCTGGATGTTTTTCAAGGCTTTATGCTGTTTGCCAGTGGCATATTGTGTTTAGGGATCTTGTTGTTCTCCGTAGAGGGTGGCGTTTCTGAAGTTTGGAAAGTGGCCAGTGCCAATGGCCGTACAGGTTTTGGTCCTTATGATCTCAATTTCACAAAGCTTACCTTTATTGTAATGGCTATCAATGGTATGTTTTACGCCGTACAAAAATACGGAACGGATCAAACCGTTGTGCAGCGTTACCTAACCGCAAAAACCGATAAAGATGCCATCCGAGCCTCATTGTTGGGTATATCGCTTACTGTTCCGGTATGGATGCTGTTTATGTTTATTGGTACTTGCTTGTTCGTGTATTACAAACAACATCCTGCACCCGGTTTAGATCAGGCCAATGCTAATTCAGTTTTCCCTTATTTTATTTCAACGCATTTACCTACGGGCGTGGTGGGCTTTGTTTTAGCCGCCATGATTTCGGCAGCCATTTGCAGCTTAAGTGCCGATTTAAATTCCCTAGCTGCCGTTGGTGTTGAAGATTATTATAAAAAGTTTCGCCCTAACCGGTCTGATAAAGAATATTTAAAAAGTGGTAAATGGATGGTCGTAATATCCGGGCTGATTGCTATTGGTATTGGTACCATGTATATAGGGCTGGGCAATGAAGGTATCTTAGGCATTGTATTCACTCTGTATGCTATCTTCTCAGGCGGTATTGTAGGTATATTCTTGTTGGGCTTGTTTTCTGCTCGGGCTAACCGACAAGGTATTAACATCGCCATTATCGTATGTATCTTGTTTACTGCATATGCCTTTTTAACCTCTACTCAAATTGAATTAAGCGGCCATAAAAGCTTATTGCTTGATTTGGGCTCCTATAACTTTACGCAGAACAAATTAATGTTGGGCGTTTATAGCCATATAGTAGTCATTGTGGTAGGTTATATAGCCAGCTTGTTTTTCCCTAAACCAACACTCGATCCTAACCTATTATATAGCGGATGGCGCCTGGCCCGAAAACAAGGACAACAAGAAGTAACTGACACCACATCTTCCGTAGCCTAA